One region of Peromyscus eremicus chromosome 4, PerEre_H2_v1, whole genome shotgun sequence genomic DNA includes:
- the Ccndbp1 gene encoding cyclin-D1-binding protein 1, with protein sequence MASSAAAVRFVAPPLEQLRLLAAELRSLLPGVRVGEAQERTEHFNRELFWRRLNEAAVKVSGEATILTTLFSRLPLPSPQETQRICEHIYVAIKETITIYYSLPKDQGITLRKLVRNATLDIVDGMAQLLEVLISPSHSTENSDLISCNSVSVACQQVPEIPKDNKAAALLMLTKSVELVKDAHEEMEQAVEECDPYYGLLNDSEDNSDSHNDEDGVLGLPSNRDSYWSQEDQELITPCLALVRASRASLKKIRVLVAENGKKEQVSQLDDIVDISDEISPSVDDLVLSIYPPVCHLTVRINSAKLVSVLMKALEITKTSHVTPQPEDSWIPLLMNAVDHCMSRVKELTQHAAAL encoded by the exons ATGGCGAGCTCGGCAGCCGCAGTCCGCTTCGTTGCTCCGCCTCTGGAGCAGCTCCGACTCTTGGCAGCGGAACTGCGGTCGCTTCTGCCTGGAGTGCGGG TCGGCGAAGCCCAGGAGAGAACCGAGCATTTTAATCGAGAGTTGTTTTGGAGAAGACTTA ATGAGGCAGCAGTGAAAGTGTCAGGGGAAGCCACGATTCTGACCACTCTCTTCTCCCGACTTCCACTGCCATCTCCACAG GAAACCCAGAGGATCTGTGAGCACATCTATGTTGCCATCAAGGAAACTATTACAATATATTATTCACTTCCTAAGGATCAGG GAATCACCCTGAGAAAGCTGGTACGGAATGCTACTCTGGACATTGTGGATGGCATGGCTCAGCTCCTGGAAGTGCTTATCTCTCCTTCTCACAG CACTGAGAACAGTGACCTTATTTCCTGCAATAGTGTCTCAGTAGCGTGCCAACAGGTGCCTGAGATTCCAAAAG ATAACAAAGCTGCAGCCCTTTTGATGCTGACAAAGAGTGTGGAGCTTGTGAAAGATGCACATGAAGAGATGGAGCAG GCTGTAGAAGAGTGTGACCCTTACTATGGCCTCTTGAATGATTCTGAGGACAACTCTGACAGCCACAATGATGAGGATGGTGTATTAGGGCTTCCAAGCAATCGGGACTCATACTGGTCACAGGAAGATCAAGAGCTCATAACCCCGTGTCTTGCATTGGTGAGAGCATCCAGAGCTTCCCTCAAGAAAATCCGGGTTTTAGTGGCCGAGAATGGGAAGAAGGAGCAGGTATCCCAGCTGGATGACATTGTGGACATTTCTGATGAGATCAGCCCCAG TGTGGATGATTTGGTTCTGAGCATATATCCACCTGTGTGTCACCTCACTGTGCGGATCAAT tctgcGAAACTGGTGTCTGTTTTAATGAAGGCACTTGAAATTACAAA aACAAGTCATGTGACCCCCCAGCCAGAAGATAGCTGGATCCCTTTACTCATGAATGCTGTTGATCACTGCATGAGCAGAGTTAAGGAGCTCACTCAGCATGCAGCTGCATTGTGA
- the Tmem62 gene encoding transmembrane protein 62 isoform X2 produces the protein MANLPENSEEDKSHGKNQMAGYQRKSWKYSAVRKDGSFHYVHSTPFGNYSFISVDATQKPGPKRPYNFFGILDEKQMEELLSFSKKSSQSNQTIWFGHFTTSTILSPSPGIRTVMSSATAYLCGHLHTLGGLMPVLHTRHFTGTLELEVGDWKDNRRYRIFAFDHDLFSFADVTFDKWPVVLITNPKSLLYSCAKHEPLERLFHSTHIRVLAFSLSPITSVTVKIDGVNVGQAVHLSGPIFILKWNPKNYSNGTHTIEVSVQDYAGRSKSVQHIFSAQENSHLTFDPLASFILLTDHYIVARVLFVLIVLTQLTILITFRYLAYPELKGPLGFANMTTFSLHILSKINIFYYPVLLLTLYTVLGPWFVGEIIDGKLGCCFSFGIFVDGHFLQGGLTFVSGIMQLVFFNIPLMAYICWSLLQRCCGHNFRSHLHQGKHLRVIPVYLLILLLYIWQVYSCYFLHVTYGTLAFLFSPLRTWLTLLTPVLIRCVWTSNSTELGTFMVQLKSHLST, from the exons ATGGCAAACCTACCAGAGAATTCTGAAGAAGACAAGAGTCATGGAAAAAACCAAATGGCTGGATATCAAAGGAAATCATG GAAGTATTCTGCTGTGCGTAAGGACGGCTCTTTCCATTATGTCCACAGTACTCCGTTTGGCAACTACTCTTTCATCTCTGTGGATGCCACACAAAAGCCGGGGCCTAAGAGACCCTATAATTTCTTTGGAATTTTAGATGAG AAACAAATGGAGGAACTATTATCATTCTCCAAGAAAAGTAGTCAGAGCAACCAGACAATTTGGTTTGGACACTTTACAACGTCTACTATCCTTTCTCCATCCCCAGGGATCCGGACAGTAATGAG tTCGGCCACAGCTTATTTGTGTGGGCACCTCCACACACTTGGTGGACTGATGCCCGTTTTACACACTCGTCACTTTACAGGCACTTTGGAACTTGAGGTGGGAGACTGGAAAGACAATAGAAG GTACCGGATCTTTGCCTTTGATCACGACCTCTTTAGCTTTGCGGATGTAACCTTTGACAAGTGGCCGGTGGTTCTTATCACCAATCCTAAATCACTCCTCTATAGTTGTGCTAAACATGAACCACTAGAAAGACTCTTCCATTCAACACACATCAG AGTACTGGCCTTTTCCTTATCCCCCATCACTTCCGTCACTGTTAAGATTGATGGAGTTAATGTAGGCCAGGCTGTTCATCTGTCTGGTCCTATCTTCATACTGAAGTGGAACCCTAAAAACTACAGTAATGGGACACACACCATAGAAGTATCCGTCCAG GATTATGCTGGAAGAAGTAAGAGTGTTCAGCACATCTTTTCTGCTCAAGAGAACTCTCATCTCACATTTGATCCTTTGGCGTCATTTATTCTCCTCACTGACCACTACATTGTG GCTCGGGTCCTGTTTGTGTTGATTGTGCTGACCCAGCTCACCATTCTGATTACATTTAGATATCTAGCATACCCAGAGCTTAAAG gaCCTCTGGGATTTGCAAATATGACCACATTTTCCCTTCATATCTTGAGCAAAATAAACAtcttctactatcctgtgttGTTGCTGACCTTGTACACAGTGCTTG GACCGTGGTTTGTTGGAGAAATAATTGATGGCAAATTGGGTTGCTGCTTTTCGTTTGGGATATTTGTTGATGGACATTTCCTGCAAGGTGGTCTAACATTTGTAAGTGGAATTATGCAG CTGGTGTTTTTTAACATCCCCTTGATGGCTTATATATGTTGGAGCTTGCTGCAACGGTGCTGTGGTCACAACTTCAGGTCTCATCTCCACCAAGGAAAACACTTGAGGGTTATACCTGTTTACCTACTTATTCTTCTACTGTACATATGGCAAGTTTATTCTTGCTACTTTCTTCATGTGACTTATGGCACGCTAGCCTTTTTATTCTCCCCATTGCGGACCTGGTTGACATTGCTGACACCTGTACTCATTCGTTGTGTGTGGACATCGAACTCCACTGAACTTGGAACATTCATGGTGCAGTTAAAAAGTCATCTGAGCACCTGA